From Ananas comosus cultivar F153 linkage group 2, ASM154086v1, whole genome shotgun sequence:
AACAGAGCCCTGCAGTTCTTTGGATATGCAATTTCTTGTCGCATAGATGGATTCATAGAAGGAACAGAAAACATATATCTTTGAAGTAATTAAAAATGTTAGACAATATCTGATGAACATTTGTATAATGACCTTTAGTCACTGATCAAACAGGTTTCATTGTCACACATCTCTCATAAGTCCAAGTTCTTTATTGATTAGCTGCTGAGTTTAGTTAGGAAGTAGGTGGAAGCTTGGCCCTGAGGAAGCAAGCGATCATAGTTAGTGCTCTCTCAGGCTGATAGCTTGGAACCATATGCCCTGCTCCTCTCACTGTAACCAGCACCAACCCTTTGTACTCCTCAACATAACCTCCGACCTGCGAAACATagtgttttttttccctttttttactTCAATTTTCTCAACAATTGCTATATTTAAGATTAGTGCAGTTTTATTACTACCTCTTGGTTGGAGTACCATGGTCGCCATTTGTTACTTATCGATAGATTAAGCTTTTTGAGAGCATTTTTCGTCGCTGTTATTGGCACTATTCCATCGGTATCACCactgtttgaaaaaaaaaagggcataaatgacaaatattgagctttaaattgaaaaaatgaaGGTTATGTTCATGGTAATATTTTTACCTGTACAGCCAAATTGGTAAGCCACTTTCAATGAGATTCTTGATTACCGGCAGCGTAGTCTGTGGCCTGTCTTTCCATTGTAGGAGACTGCGTTTAAACGCCAAAATTATTGAGATTTATCGGAACTAACCACAATTTACTGATCTTAATAAATTGCATGATTTTCAGCAAACTTAGAGAGGGTTATTACTTGCAGAATTTCCAATCGCGTGCTTTCGCATGAAGCGCTTTCTGCACTGCACGATCGTTCAGATAAAGAGAGACGAAGTCGTCCGTGCATGGGTCGAAATCTCCCACCTGATCAGTTCCAACTACAGTACTTAAAACTGGTTCGAGGGAACGGAACTGTAAGTAGCTGATTTCTTACCCTGTCGTCGGGCTTGGTTTCGCGATTCTCAGCAGAACGACAATTTGGAGCGTAGATGTTGTACCAGTCAATGGATCCAATGTCGATTTCAGATTCAGCATCAAAGCATTCGTTATTCGGTGCAGAGAAGTTGCATTTTTCTCGAATTTTACTGTAACTCTCATCAGAGATCAAAGCATGTCCCCATTGGAACTCATATGTCCCCTCCATGTTTGTTGGAACATCTACAAAAGCATTCCCTATCTgatgaacaaaaaaaacaaccaaagtTTACCAATCAGCTTCTtatgttctttgctctttgaaCACATTCAGGTGCAGTTCACTCACAGCGACGCCGCGGAGATTGATGGCCGCCTGGTTGCTGCCGCCTTTGTTGTGACGAAGAATGGTAGCAGCGAGCTGCGGGATGTAATGCCCCGCGTAACTCTCTCCGCTGATGAAGAAATCTCGGCCCTTGTACTGCGGAAATCTCTCGAACCAGTTGGCGAGAAAAGTGTAGGAATCCTCAGCAGTTCTGTTATCTCCATTACTGTAAATATCATCAGATGTGTTCGAATACGAGAACCCCACGCCCACAGGCGACTCCAAAAACAGCACATTAGCCACTGTAAAGAACAATTACAGCTCTTGTTAGCAATAGTTCTCAGTTACtaatatgtaaattaaattcTCGTATAAAACATGTTGGTTTAGGTTGAAGAGAATTAGCCACCATTATTCCATGCATATTTGTTCCTGTAAAGTGTTTTTCCATCACTCTTTACTCTGAAGGGGCCTATTTCCTCAAAGGCTCCATACCCTAGTGATGAGCAACCTGGTCCTgcagaaaaaattataacaatatatatgtaaatcaAAACAACAGTAGGTTGAGCTTCTCTACAATATGTGATCAGTTAATGCATGAACAAGAAAAAGGTTCGTAGTAGTATTGCCAAAGTAGCTAGCAATAATAAATTTCATGAGTATTCCTGTTAAGTCCTCTTTATTAGTATTAGTATTGCACGAATTTTGAAATAATCCGAcgattaaaaaatcacaaacatatatattaaactcagagctcaactcatatatatatatatatatatattgagagagagagagagagagagatggactTGTGTATGAGTACGGAGGCCTTTATGTTTCTAAGCCGCttttgatgatggaatttttAAATCAACGATCAGTTTTGTTAGACTTCATCTAgtatatttgaactatctagaaagtaatttttgtaaattttcgatattatttacctagtgctctaaaggattcaaaatcaataatttttaatgattgatgtgtGTCCTTTGTAAGTTCAACtgtatagaaatattcaaattagattaagttttcataaaaaaaaattatactatttacaacaaaatcaatattttagtaatttatttATACCTCCATTAAGCCACAAAACGAGAGGCTTCGTCGACGAATTTTGTGGAGACTCAGCAAAGTAGTAGAAGAGAG
This genomic window contains:
- the LOC109727791 gene encoding serine carboxypeptidase II-3-like → MEGTYEFQWGHALISDESYSKIREKCNFSAPNNECFDAESEIDIGSIDWYNIYAPNCRSAENRETKPDDRVGDFDPCTDDFVSLYLNDRAVQKALHAKARDWKFCNLLQWKDRPQTTLPVIKNLIESGLPIWLYSGDTDGIVPITATKNALKKLNLSISNKWRPWYSNQEVGGYVEEYKGLVLVTVRGAGHMVPSYQPERALTMIACFLRAKLPPTS
- the LOC109727801 gene encoding serine carboxypeptidase II-3-like, producing the protein MTVVYLSLLFGFLCFFAFPKTNEANMQVEQLLKLMKSTMFSRPAELCSLADGALSPVFVGQQEGLMAADKIDALPGQPEGVDFVQYSGYVTVEPKKGRALFYYFAESPQNSSTKPLVLWLNGGPGCSSLGYGAFEEIGPFRVKSDGKTLYRNKYAWNNVANVLFLESPVGVGFSYSNTSDDIYSNGDNRTAEDSYTFLANWFERFPQYKGRDFFISGESYAGHYIPQLAATILRHNKGGSNQAAINLRGVAVSELHLNVFKEQRT